TGCCAGCGCTGATTATCCAGAACAATGGCCCGAGTTGCTTCCTGCACTTCTGCGAATCATCAACGACACCAATAGTACACCTGGTGCGCTGCACGGCGCATTGAAAGTACTCCTGGATTTAGTGGATACCGGTTTCAATGAAGAACAATTTTTCAATGTTGCTCGAGACCTCGTCAGCACACTGTTTAATGTGGCCACCAACGAGTCGAGGAAGCCAATGCTCAGGGCATTGGGCGTCGCGGTTTTCCGCTCGTGCCTTGATACTCTCGAAATGGTTCTGGAACAGCACAAGGTAGCTGTTAAACAGTTTATGGATGAAGTCCTTACTGGATGGTCTCCGTTCTTCATCGAAACTCTCAAGGCCCCGTTGCCACAGGCTCCGACGGAGCAGGAAGAATCCAAGGATACCGAGGTTCCCTCGCAATGGAGGGGTGTCATTGGATTGAAGCTACAAGTTGTGAAAACCCTAATGAAGATCCGGATGGTTTTTCCCGGCCTATTAGTTACCCAAAGCCCTGTCTATTTTTCGACTATTTGGACAGAGCTGTCAAACGCCCAGGGGCATTTCTACCAATTCTACATCGAAGATGAACGCCAGGGCCGACTTGTAGACGTGGATGGACTTCCTTATACCCTGGATttgctggttctggaggagctggatttCATCCAGAGCCTCTTGAAGGCACCGCCAGTCAAAGCAGAGCTCCAGCAACAGTTACAGAACGCAGGTCAAGCTGGAGCAACTGCTGGTTGGTTGCCGGAAATTCTGAAGTTGGCTTGCTCTTATGCTCAGATCACatccgaggaagagggcttGTGGGACATTGATGTCAACCTATTCCTTTCCGAAGAAACTTCTGTCACAGCAAACTACACTCCTCGCACTTGCAGTGGAGACTTGGTAATCAAGTTGGGAGACTGGCTCAAAGACGCGACGACCCAGGGCCTTCTCGCCTTCCTGAATGGTGTTTTCTCTGAtgcttcatcttcctggaAGAGTCGCGAATCCTCACTTTTTATTCTCAATGCTCTGCTCAGAGATTTACACGAGGTCTCGCAAGAAATCACGCCGGAGCTTGCCAGCGGTTTCGGTGGGTTTGTTCAGTATGCCAttcaacaggaacaggagctCCTAAGAGCCCGAGGCTACCTTGTAGCGGGAATCCTAGCAAAGGTATCCAATGTCGGTGATGCGTACCTCGAGGCGACTCTAGCAGCCATCTCTAAAGATCCCGCAGAAGTCGTGAAGGTAGCTTGTCTCCGCGCGCTGCAGGATCTGCTACCTTCGCTTTCTACCAGTACCACAATCCCTCTTCAGGAGCCAATAATATCTGCGGTATCCGATTTTGTCTCTGCTCACGACCTTCGCGAGTCGTCCGACACTGACGACCTTAAGGTCACTTTGGCCGAAACTCTCCGTGATACGATTATGGTTCAGCCAAGCATAGTTCTCTCGTCTACGGCCCTCGATGTACTATTCAATATCGCGAGCAACGGCGCTACAAACTTCCAGTTAACCATGATCATAACGGAGGCATTCGAGGACATAGTCGAAAAGATCGCAGACCAAGGCGCCGATTCCTTTGTCCGCCTCTGTGAAAAGGTCCTTCCTTCGATTATGGGCGCTGTCGATGTCGGGAACCTGACCCAGGAAATTTCACTGACAATCTTTGCTGCGGATCTCCTACGTGCTCTGACGGAGGGGGCCCTCGAACCCCTGCCAGCGGGCTTTGTTGAAACCGTCATGCCGAAAGTAAACAGTCTACTGCTCGACTCGACTGACGCTGAGCTTATTCGACCCGCTACGGAATCTGTGAGGCATATCCTTGCACACGATTTCAACCAATTCATCGCCTGGCGTGACCCGCAAAGTGGCAAAGAGGCAATCGAAGTTGTCTTGGTGATCATCGACCGTCTTTTGAGCCCCTCGGTCGACGATCACGCTGCGACAGAAGTTGGCCAGCTTGCCGCTGAGCTAGTCGAGAGAGCTGGATCGGAGCGCCTTGGTCCGTATCTtcctcagcttcttcaggcCGTAGCACGCCGCCTTGTCACTGCCGAAAAGGCTCAGTTTATCCAGAGTTTGATTCTCGTTTTCGCCCGATTGACGCTTATAAGCGCACGGGAGGTCGTTGACTTCCTGGCGCAGGTGGACATTGGCGGGCAGAGCGGATTGCCCATCGTGATGAGCAAATGGCTGGAAAACTCGGTCAACTTTGCTGGATACGACGAAATTAAGCAAAACATTATCGCGTTGGCAACCTTGTACAACCTGGAAGACCTTCGACTGGCCCAAGTGCAGGTCAAGGGAGACCTCATTGTGCAGGATACTGGACGGATCAAGACTCGATCTCAGGCTCGCAGCAACCCGGACCGCTACACAACCGTGACAGCACCATTGAAGATTGTCAAGGTCCTCGTGGAAGAGTTGGCAGCTGCATCAGGCAACAAGGAAATCGATGCAGCTACAGCGGCAGCGTTGGATGAAGAAGGTagtgacgatggcgacgagTGGGAGGATGTGCCGGACAACACTCTTGATCTCAGCCTTGGCGTGACCAAGCAAGAGCTGATGGCGTTCGGCGAGGGCGGCACTGAAGGGGTGTTTGGCGTGCGCAAGCGGGATGATGAGACCCAAGCGTTTTTGTTAGACTTCTTCCGAAATGCGTCTACAAAGACCGAGTTCCAGCAGGTATTTGCGGGGTTGACGCCGGACGAGCAAGAGAAGCTGCAGGCTTTGGGTTAATTGTGGATGTCGCGGACGATTTATGTTTATGACTTTTCTCGATGTGAATAATCTGCGTAATAATAGATTTGAGTGCAAACATGCAAATAAATGATACCAGTATTCTGATCTCgatagaatataaatatcttagTTTAGTAATCCTTCAGTCTATAGCTTATATTGGGTTTAGCTCTTGCTATACCGGACTGCTACTGTAATATTAACAGTGCCTGATTAAGAAACGGAACTTTCCGATATTAGCTGGAATATACTCTCGGGTAATTACCAGGGCTTTCCACGCGGATAGATATCATATAGGCTAAGTTACAGGTAGAGTAATAAGAGTTAAGTAAACTCGGCGCTTTAGAAAGAGACTTAGTATAGGTCCGATACTAAGTAAGACAGCACCGCTGCCTGTTTCGAAGGAAAGAGACAAGGGAAGAATCTGACTTTACGTGAGGGGtgataattatatactaacagGGTTCTCCAGGGCCTGGCCATTGCGGATGTTCTTAAGGAAATTCTGGAAATCATCGGACTGGTTGAGCTCATTAGTCGCGGTATTAATGTGCTGGGCGAGATCCCATTGTACTGGCTTGAAACTCTGGATCTTCCGTGGGATGGCAAGGGTGCGGAAGCATAGGTATTGCCAGAGGAATGGGTCAAACGTATCATAATAGCACTCGCAGTCTAGGTATTGAAGTTGGTGATATGGAGCAGTCGGTAAACGGCAACTATATGCCAGATCACGAGCACGAGTTAGCGTTTCCACACGAAAAGAGGTTTCCGGTATGTTATTTATTTTCACTGTTAATCCTTTACGGCCTGTCTCTCTCTAGTCTCTACTATAGTTAGCGCACGGATGTCTACTAACTTGCTCGTCTAGCCGGACTAGGTTATGATAGTCTCCCTGGTCGGGCTCCAGTATCATGTATGCCAGAGTTATATATACCTGCATGGATGGCTTGACACTTTCGATCAAAACATCTGTATGCCGGACTTTGGGAATGGACTCGGAGACGGTTATGCGTGGCATCGCCGGCGTCCTTCTCGGCTATctgttggaggagatggcttAGGCAGAGGATCGGACGGCCATGGTCGAGGCCTTCGAGTCCAACTGACTGACATTACTAGCTTTTGCAGGATCAGCTCCTGTGTTCAGTCCTCACCCAAGTGGGAATTCAACCATGGGGAGAGCGCGAGTAGACGAATACAAACTTCCTCCATTTGACCAGCATTGACACTGTACGAGAACAACCCATCCGTAGTGGGATTTTTTCGAATGATGTACCTAAGAGTGGGAAGTGCATTAATAAGTTAGTGCGCTGGACTTTGGTTAGTTATAAGATCCGTCTCTAT
Above is a window of Aspergillus puulaauensis MK2 DNA, chromosome 2, nearly complete sequence DNA encoding:
- a CDS encoding putative importin beta-5 subunit (BUSCO:EOG09260IU8;~COG:U,Y;~EggNog:ENOG410PH26;~InterPro:IPR001494,IPR016024,IPR011989;~PFAM:PF03810;~go_function: GO:0008536 - Ran GTPase binding [Evidence IEA];~go_process: GO:0006886 - intracellular protein transport [Evidence IEA]), with protein sequence MEHELLSLLADTQSPAADTRKASELQLLHLYSNENFPLSLAAIASHDSVPTNLRQSALSVLRTFITAAWSPNLDEFKGQILINDVNKAQIRQVLLDLATTTEVAERKVKSGASFAVSKIASADYPEQWPELLPALLRIINDTNSTPGALHGALKVLLDLVDTGFNEEQFFNVARDLVSTLFNVATNESRKPMLRALGVAVFRSCLDTLEMVLEQHKVAVKQFMDEVLTGWSPFFIETLKAPLPQAPTEQEESKDTEVPSQWRGVIGLKLQVVKTLMKIRMVFPGLLVTQSPVYFSTIWTELSNAQGHFYQFYIEDERQGRLVDVDGLPYTLDLLVLEELDFIQSLLKAPPVKAELQQQLQNAGQAGATAGWLPEILKLACSYAQITSEEEGLWDIDVNLFLSEETSVTANYTPRTCSGDLVIKLGDWLKDATTQGLLAFLNGVFSDASSSWKSRESSLFILNALLRDLHEVSQEITPELASGFGGFVQYAIQQEQELLRARGYLVAGILAKVSNVGDAYLEATLAAISKDPAEVVKVACLRALQDLLPSLSTSTTIPLQEPIISAVSDFVSAHDLRESSDTDDLKVTLAETLRDTIMVQPSIVLSSTALDVLFNIASNGATNFQLTMIITEAFEDIVEKIADQGADSFVRLCEKVLPSIMGAVDVGNLTQEISLTIFAADLLRALTEGALEPLPAGFVETVMPKVNSLLLDSTDAELIRPATESVRHILAHDFNQFIAWRDPQSGKEAIEVVLVIIDRLLSPSVDDHAATEVGQLAAELVERAGSERLGPYLPQLLQAVARRLVTAEKAQFIQSLILVFARLTLISAREVVDFLAQVDIGGQSGLPIVMSKWLENSVNFAGYDEIKQNIIALATLYNLEDLRLAQVQVKGDLIVQDTGRIKTRSQARSNPDRYTTVTAPLKIVKVLVEELAAASGNKEIDAATAAALDEEGSDDGDEWEDVPDNTLDLSLGVTKQELMAFGEGGTEGVFGVRKRDDETQAFLLDFFRNASTKTEFQQVFAGLTPDEQEKLQALG